The Setaria viridis chromosome 2, Setaria_viridis_v4.0, whole genome shotgun sequence DNA window GGCTcttatttttaattttattgTACTTCATCCGGGTCTATTTCCAGTTGGTGCAGTGCAGACTTGTTgtatcaattttttttcaacGAAAACTTGGCTGTACCAATAATTCAAGAAAAAGATCCCGCCATGAAAACAAACCTCCGGGATGTCACGTCTCGGATCCTCCAAATCTGCTGACGGCCATCGGGCGCTCTTGCAGACGACGAGATCATCATCGTGTGCGAGGGTTGTCTGCACCCGAGGATCACGTGAGATCCCAGCCGTCAGACCTGATGATCCGATGGCGGCTGTTCCTCCCAGCACGCCACACCGAGATGAACGAGATAGCGACGGAGTTTTCTTGTCCTGAGGGTTGCCTGGTTACCTGTACGAAGTCCGGAAGCCAGCTAGTGGATAAAATGGCTTTTCACTTGTAGAAGTGGCGTGCACGGTCCCAATAATTGGATGCGCTGCGTCACCCACTCATCCTCTCTGCATTTCTTCAGGCAGCTTTTGGTCCTGCAAGGCAAAAGAAGGCTGCACAGCATGAGCCCACTGTTTCACATATGCATCTTGGGGCGTCATGGTCTCACTCCCACATCGCCAAGAATTTCATACAATAACGTATAGGTGAAGTGTTAATCAGAGTAACAAATGAATGTGTTTGGTTCACTGACTGATTTCATTAGTGGGTGATGTCCATGTCAAGCTTTGCTTCCTGCTAGAGAAATACGTATTAGAAAACGATGCCTGCCTGCTTTGGTAATTGCCGGCAGACCGATGTGGTAGTGACTCGGCCGGTATTTTAGATAGACAAGGCCAAAAGCTTTCTAGGCTGGGAAAAGTTGTTTTAACTTCTAGAAGTAAGACCATTGTTATGATAAGGGCGAAAGGGTTAGATAAGGGCATCCTTTATTGACAAGGACTACACCGAGTAATAGTCTATACTAAAATTGGCACTAGATTAAAGTATAGAGTTCTACAAGAACATAGCAGTAATTCATCCGTTTCAGAAATGGACTGAACCTTACCTTTTCTTGTGCAGGTTTCAGCAAGCAAAACAAAAATATACATGGTCCTTGAGTATGTAAATGGAGGAGAATTATTTGACAAAATCGTAAGGATTCGGCCCCTTAACTGTAAACTAGTCATGATGCATTGTGAACCAATGGAGCCAATTCTTCAATACGGTTTCTACTTTCTAATGCATATCGGACTCAATCTGTGAACTGTGATACATGTAGGCATTGAAGGGTAAGCTGACAGAGAAGGAAGGGAGAAAACTATTCCAGCAGCTAATCGATGCCGTAGGCTATTGCCACGAGAAGGGGGTTTATCATAGGGATCTCAAGGTAATCACTAACCTAGCGTTTGAGACTTGATATTTTCTGATACCATGCAATGATGGAAATAGTAAACAGATTCCATCATTAAGACCTTTCTTCTGAACCTTTTGCAGCCAGAGAATGTCCTTGTTGATGCGAAAGGAAACATAAAGGTATCTGATTTCGGACTAAGTGCACTTCCACAAAATCAACGGGTACAGCATTTTCTCTAACATCAAATCAATCTCAATCATTTTTTCTGTGCCTAAAATGATGGCTCTTTTTCCAGAAAGATGGTTTGTTGCATACCACATGTGGCAGCCCTAACTACATAGCCCCTGAGGTACGACCTAAGCACTATTTGTTTAGGGTTTAGGGACGCATGGTTCCATCATTACTATCTACTTCAGTTTTGATTGGTGCACATGGAAGAGGGAACACTGACAGTGGTACTTTTAGGTCCTTCTGAACAAAGGTTATGATGGCTCGATGGCTGATATATGGTCCTGTGGTGTTATTCTATATGTAATGCTTACAGGGAATCTTCCATTTGACGACCAAAATGTGGTTGTCCTTTATCAGAAGGTATAGAACAAGGAATGAAGCATTACAGGAACATATTTGGCTAATTCCATTTGATGCAACCATATCTCAGTGTGATATTTATTTGTTCTTAGATTCTGAAGGGGAATGCTCACATTCCAAAGTGGCTCTCACAAGGTGCCCAAGATATACTGCGAAAAATTCTGGATCCTAACCCAATTACCCGCATAGATGTGGATGGAATAAGGGCACATGATTGGTTCAAGCAAGGTTATACTCCTGCTGTGCCATTTACTGATGAtgaagatatcagcatggatgaAGGCAGCTTAAATGTGACTGAGGTAACCTATGTGAGCTTTacttatatttttatagtaccATGTTTTAGGATTTTAGCAGAGTGGTAAAGTCTGAAATTTGTCTGTGTTTTCTGAAGCATAATGGCATTCAAGACAACATAGCAATCAACCAAATCAATGCTTTCCAGCTCATTGGGATGTCCTCCTGCCTTGATTTATCTGGATTTTTTGAGAAAGAGGTTAGCTCAACATTTGTTTCAATTTAATTTTTAGCGTGTTTTAATTTCCTTGCATTTAGTTGGAAGGGTCCCAATTGAGATGGTAATAATGCTAAAAGATATATGGAAAGAATAACAGCCAGGAACCAGAAATTGACAACTACGTGTCAATATTGAGCATTAATACTGTTAAGACTCTAGAGATGTAGATGTTTTTCATTGTTGTTATGACCTTCCACTAAAGTCAGGCATGAAACTTGAAATGCAGGATGCTTCGGAAAGGAAAATCAGATTTGCATCAAATCATTCCCCAGCTTATTTATTTGAGAAGATTGGGAGCATCGTCAGAAAAATGGGTTTCCAAGTACATAAGAGCAATGGCAAGGTAAGTGATCTCCTAATGTATCTATGGACTTCTGGTTCTATGTGTTCAGAATCAGCACGTTGAGAATCATATTATCATGTCCTGCAGCTAAAAGTGATCCAAGATTGCAAGGGATCAGCAAATTCCAGAGGGAAAGAATCATTATTAATTTCTGCGGAGGTATTTATATTACATAACAGATTCATagtttaaaaataatttaatgcAGCTGTCTTAGAATGGTGCCTAGTGTGTTCCTATCAGAcatttcttgtttcttttttatgaTGTTTCTACTTGACATTCTTATTCTAAACACTGGTATTATGATTCCAGGTGTTTGAGATCAATGAATCTCTTTATGTTGTCGAGCTAAAGAAGTCATCTGGAGACTGCTCCCTGTACAGAAAGGTATTGCTCCCTCCCTTGACTATCCTGTATTTGAAAGGCTTGAATTTGTTACTGGTCATTTCATTTTtatcaaatattttattcattgTGTCTGTCATCTTGTTTCAATGATGCAGTTGTGTGAGACGCTCTCAGAGGACTTGGGCATATGCAAAAGCCAGCAACTTTTAAAGCAAGATTCTATTAAACAAGAAATAGGTAGATATAATAGTAGCTTTTAACAAAAAGCCCCCTGCTAACTAAGCAGTAGACAGAAACTAACAAAAACAATATACTGAATTTAAAAAACAGTATATTGGCCACGCACCTATTACAAGTGTGCGTTCTTATGCCTTTTGTCATGAATCTAGCCTTTAGAGGCTTAGATCACAACAAATTGGCAACTGACATGTATGGAATTTCTCCTAATGGATAATATGATGTAAACGAGTAAACTATACATATAAGGGTTTCTGAGTTACCTGGTCCCTTTGTTTCTCTTATATATTGATACTGGAATGTAAGATTCTTTCCTTCTGAAGCCCCTGACTGACTTTCACGACTCAAGAAAGAGATTATGATATGCTGTTACTTCGAATGAAGTCCTTTCAGATGCATGTTCAACTAAAGGAACTCTCAAGCTCTTGGATATAAGATAACGGCTCCTGCACAGTGCAGTTGTTTTGGTACAAGTTTGTGGCTTCACCAGTAGTCCTTGCATGAGCATTGTCCTTCACTGAAATGGTGGAAACGGTTACGGTCTCTAATGATTAACTTGCGATTGTATACCAAGGAAATAAGCTTAATAGCTGAATGGCAGTCTTCACAAGCTCTGAGATTCTTTGTTACTCGGAGAGTTGACCCTGCAGGAGAGGTTAGCAGACCAAAAGCAATGGCCAACTTCTCACTATGTTCAGCCAATGCACGCTCCTTAGATTGCTCATCAATGTCTTGCAAGACTAAGCCTGTCATTGGCCTATATCCGGCTTGTCTTAAGCGATCCATCATCTCTTCCAGCATTTTGTAGATCTCCTTGGACATTGGATGTGATCTATCGCCAGAAACAAACTCATGAATTGTGTTCTGCCACTCAATCGAGCTTCTTCCAGGAATTCTCTGAATGTTCTCCCTCCTAAGCATGGTCCTCATCTCTGCAACACCTTCCCACGAATTTGCTTGTGCATATATGTTTGACAGTAAGACATAGTGCCCGTCGGCATGAGGATCCAATACTCGCAGTTTAGCCATAGCTTCCTCTGCAACTTCTACATTCTTATAGATGCGACAAGCCCCAAGAAGTGCCCTCCATATAACTGCATCTGGCTCAAATGGCATGTCCCTGATGAGTTGCCTTGCCTCCTCAATATGACCTGATCGCCCCAAAAGATCGACCATGCATCCATAGTGCTCAACTTTTGGTGCTACACCATGCACTGCACTCATTGAGCTGAAATACTTCTTGCCATCACTGACGAGACCAAGATGAGTGCAGGCTATAAGAACTCCAATGAAGGTAATCTCATTTGGTGGCAATCCTTCTGATACCATCCTTGAGAACAAGCCGAGAGCATCATGGCCAAGCCCATGATTGGCCAACCCAATGATCATCGAGCTCCAAGTCAGCACATCCTTTGCTGGCATAGAGTGGAACACTCTCAGTGAATTCTCGATGTCACCGCACTTGGCATACATGTCGATAAGAGCAGTCCCAAGCTTGACATCCACCTCAATCCCGTTCCTCTCTACAAACTGATGCATCTCTACACCAACGGCCAGCGCCCCCATGTCTCCACACGCGGAGAGCACGCTCACCATGGTGATGCAGTCTGGGGTGACACGGGCCGCACACATTTCTCGCCAcagctccagcgcctccttgGACCGCCGACCTTTGGTGTATGCTGACATCATCGAGCTCCAGGAGAAGGCGTCCCTGTCATCCATCCCGTCGAATATCACCCTTGCCATGGAGACGTCTCCCTTCACCGCGTACCCGTGGATCATCGTGTTCCATGAGACCATGTCTCTGTCGCGCATTCCGTCGAACACCTTTCTCGCCTCCACAACCTCGCCGCGCGCAACGTATGCCGCGAGCATGACGTTGCAGAGGAACACGTCCCTGCGCGGCGACTCGTCGAACGCGGCGCGCGCGAGGTCCGCGCGCCCGGATTTGGCGTAGGCCTCGACGAGCGCGGTGCGCACGaagaggtcggcggcggcgaagccgGACTTGAGCGCGCACGCGTGGAGGGACGCGGCGCGGAGGCTGATGCGGAGCGTGGCCGGCACGGATCCCGAGACCGCAGCGGTGGCCTGCAGCGCGagtgagagggagaaggagttgccgaggaggcgaggcgcccgcggcagcagcgagcggaggaggaggagggcttgCAGTGGGAGGCACGCGCGGAGGTAGCCGCGCATCGCGGTGGTGACGAGGAACGCGTCCGGGCACGCCGACTTGACGAGGCGCGCGTGCGCGGCCAGGTgctccggccgcggcgccgccaccgctccacctccaccgccccgCACGCGCATCGCGCGAGAGAGCTCGCGTCGCGAGGCGTTCGAGTTTTGCAGCGGCGGGACCGCGGGAGAAGGGAAACCGCGCGGGCTTCCTGCTACTCTCAGTCATAGGGAGGGTTCTGGCCGTCGGATCGGCGGACGGGAGATCTGACGGCTGATGAGATGCCACCGCGGCGTCCGGGGGGCAGCAAAGCTCGTGGAATGGCTCTCGCCGCTCGATTCGTACGCGACTCGCGAGCCTTCTCCACCGACCTGACACCTGACCAGGcaacgcctcgccgccgccgccggagacgggGCCGGCGCGGCACGATGAGGAGCAGCGAGGCCATGGAGCTCCTGGGCTTCCCTCCCTACTCCCGGCCGTCCCCTTCCGAGgtccgcccttgattcccatctTTCTCTGTGCTCCTCCGCGAATGCGATTCAGCCTGAACTGCTCCTGGTTGCGTAGTCGCTGCTCCGCCAATTTCTGAGCTGATTCTGGTAGATTTTGGTCAAAGAGGGCGAAGGTTGAGGAGATTTTGCCTGTACGCTTCCGAATTTTTCAGTTTGTACTCTTCATCTTTACGATGCAGGTAAAGGCTGCGTATAGAAGAATGGTCATGGAGTCTCATCCCGATCGTGTCCCAACGCATCTGAAATCTCAGGCTGAGTTAAAATTCAAGGAGGTAAGGTAAATTTTTAGCAAAGAGCTTAATACCACCATGTACGTTCGTCAATATTGCTTGCTATTGTTCATCCTGAAACTGTTTGCTTCATTCTCATCTGCACTTATGATTTGAGCATTATAGCAAGCATCGCTGCCAGTTTTATATGCTATTCTAGTATCTATAGGATTCTTTAACTGACCAACAAGGCATTTCTGATCAGAGATGGTCCATATTGATATGTCCACATAGACATCAGGTATATTGCACAAGCAATTGTAGTGCATTCCTAGCTTTGGTTTTTCCTCCCCTGTACTTACAAAACATGTGTTTATACTTCGCAGATATCAGAAGCATATTCTTGTTTGAAGGATGGTATGTTCTTACTCGGATAATCACTACTTGCTTTGAGAAAACTAGAGGCAGTAAGTTGCTTACTGTGGTATGATGTTCCCTGATGAGTTGTATCTCCTCCATCGTTTGCAGGAAGAAGATCAGGGAGTAGGATGGAAGGTAAACTCGATTGCATTACGAAAACCATTCACACAATCTATATAGCTaatgagcttttttttttcccgaccAAACCTAATGAGATATATCATTCACACAGTACATGTTATGAGGTCTGGTGTTCCAACTGGATACGGAAGATCAAATAAAGCACTGGTTAAAGCACCATTTCTACTCATAATGTTTGCAGCAGTTTCTTTTGGTGCCTTCAGCGCCTCAAGGTAAGACACACTTAgaattttttccattttgtttttcttaGCACATTCTTTCTTACCTAATTGATGAAATCGTTTTTGGATTTATGAAGAGCGTATCAACGGCAAAAGGAACTCTGTTCCTCTCAGAACCCCTTTCTACCATAGAGGAAAACCATTGTACTGTGTCTATATTCATAGGCAAGAAGAGTATCTTACATTGTACAGATGTAAACAAGTCACACACTGAATAAAAGCAAACTTTCGTGCGTTATGACTTTGTTGTTCCCGAGCATGTGAAATCATATGGTTTTGGCTTTCTAATTTCGTCTGACTTTGCTGTTTCTTGTTGCTATCTTCAATGGTTGACCTTTCTTTTGAAATTGCTCCATGGGCAAGCATTCTTTATGTTGAACTGTTGGGTGTCATGGCAGATAGACAAGGTTGTACAGTTTATTGATCAAAGGAACTGTCAGAATGTGCCTTCAACAAAAGCTGCTTTCAGAATTCAGACATACCCATCTGTTAAGACTACGGAAGGGTTTCAACTAGTCGTTTCAGATTATGATATGCTCTGGTGCAAGATAAGTGTATGGGATATATGAACCAATGTAAAACCTGTTAATTGCATACGCTGTGTCGAAGCACAGCCACAAAATACAGACGTGAAGCATCTCGCAGAAACGTAGTGATTCTAAGTTTGAGGGAGTTCTTAACAGCAGAATCACACGCGCAACAGCAGTAACATGTAATGTAAAAGCATTTAACAAAATCAGCAACCATTAAACTGCTAAGCAACATGGCAACCAAAGCGCTGAGCAGAATCAGCAACCAGCATGAGATTTACAACCAGCCATAGTTTTGAGAACTGTCAGCATTACAAGATGCATACCACCATCTAAAGTGGGAAGAAGCAAAGAAAGACACCAAAAGGCGTTTAGATTTACTCCAAACCTTCCCCCAAGAATGGCAGACACCAAATAGGTAACCTACTAACCTTGCAGCAAATAGCATGACTGTCTTGAATGCAGTTTGTTTGCATTTCAGAATCCGTTGCCATGCAGCAAAAGTAGAAATCCAGATAGGATCAATCATCCAGAGCCACATGGAGTCACTGAACTTCACATGATCCATCCATTCATGTTCGTTGCTGTGAGTATATGTAGAAAATGGGGCTTCAATAATGATAGTTCAAGACTTCAAGGCTTCATAGAGTAGCTTAATTAGCAGCAGCTATGCTCATACTATGGAATATTTCCTCGAAATCAACTCATATTTTGAGGATCCTTTTAAACCATCTAGGTATAATGAGAGCATATAGTAACCACCAGCATCAGGGACTGATTTACTGCCTGAACAAAAGGCGATAGTCCTTCAGAACTACTTTATAGTCGATCGCAGAATTATCTTACCACAGCAACTAGCACCCATAAGAATAACCGCAACCAGGCTAACCGCGACGGAGTTCTTTTAACAGGCCAAATGGTGTATTGACAGACAGACTCCCACTAAGACATAACAAGTCTgagaactactccctccgtcccatgaaGAGTGCAATTCTAGTTTTTCTAGGACAGATTAGTGGTGGCGTGAAAAGGCTAATACCCTCATTTGTTGGCCACATGCAGTAAGTTTTAGCATGCAAAACAGATCTGACCACTTAATTAGGCAGGTAGTTAGATCTATTTTCTAGGATTGCACTCTTTTGTGGGATTTTTTTCAAAAGCTAGGATTGCACTTTTCATGGGATGAAGTACTTACTATTCCACTGCTGCTAAGATATGTGTAAAACTACTTAATATCCCGAAACCTGGCAAAATGCAGATAAAAGCACTGTGCCAGGAAACTTCAACAGAACTTAGCTTTTGCAGACACAGATTTGCACCGACCACCAGAACCTCAAAGTGTTCATTTGATATGAGCAGACAAATGTACCAATGCTAAGCATTCCCGCTAGCATCTGTAGTCGCATCAGCCACTATTATGTTAAAGGACAATGGCTGCCACCCTGAAGAATTTGGCACAAACCACTTTTTTGTATTGATTATGATATTCAGAACCTGAAGAACTTCACCAAGGGCAAGATTCTTCAGGCATGTTTTCTTCAACATAGCAGCAGCTTGATACCTACAACCAAAAAAGAATTACAATAGTACAACCACACTCAGCCTCAGGGAAAGTATGATAAAATTCGACACATATTTCTGGGTAATGGAGCCTCACCTAGACTGAGAATTCTTTATCGCAGAGTAACCATGGGCAGAAGATATGAAAGTATGAACAGAATCTAGAGTTTCTTTTGGGTATTTTGCATTATCATCCATTATATTGACACATTTCCAGAGATTTTCATTCTTCCCAAGAAAGAATGACATTTTCCCTAACTTTTTCGTGACAACAACTTGATGCTGCATGGCAACCTGAAGAGCCTTCTTGACATCAAAATTTGGTAGATTAGCATCCCCATAATGTATACAATCTGCTATATTTTGTTCTGTTGGGGGAATCTTCTCAGTCTTCAATACTTCCAAAGCACCTAAGATATATCTTACAAGACCTTGAGGGTCCAAAGATGGTTGTGGACATCCCAGGTTGGCTCCCCAGTGTCCAGTATTTTGCATGTTGCTAGGCATGTTAGGTTGAGTTGGAGGTCTGTAACTATGATCACTGTAACCAGGTTGAACCATATGAGGGGCACCAGGATGGTTTGGATGGTAATTGACATTCAAACCTTGGTTATTATGAATTCCTCTAGGGTATTCAGAAATATTCAGCCGACTCATATCAGGATAATTGATTGGTGGTCCATGATAAGGTGGGCCGCCTTGCCAGGATTGCAACGGTGCAGTAGGAATACCATTATACCCAGCTG harbors:
- the LOC117843068 gene encoding CBL-interacting protein kinase 21 isoform X2, which translates into the protein MRMGKYEMGRTLGEGHFGKVRLARHAETGRAFAIKILDRQRILAMKIDEQIKREIATLKLLKHPNVVRLYEVSASKTKIYMVLEYVNGGELFDKIALKGKLTEKEGRKLFQQLIDAVGYCHEKGVYHRDLKPENVLVDAKGNIKVSDFGLSALPQNQRKDGLLHTTCGSPNYIAPEVLLNKGYDGSMADIWSCGVILYVMLTGNLPFDDQNVVVLYQKILKGNAHIPKWLSQGAQDILRKILDPNPITRIDVDGIRAHDWFKQGYTPAVPFTDDEDISMDEGSLNVTEDASERKIRFASNHSPAYLFEKIGSIVRKMGFQVHKSNGKLKVIQDCKGSANSRGKESLLISAEVFEINESLYVVELKKSSGDCSLYRKLCETLSEDLGICKSQQLLKQDSIKQEIGRYNSSF
- the LOC117843068 gene encoding CBL-interacting protein kinase 21 isoform X1, encoding MRMGKYEMGRTLGEGHFGKVRLARHAETGRAFAIKILDRQRILAMKIDEQIKREIATLKLLKHPNVVRLYEVSASKTKIYMVLEYVNGGELFDKIALKGKLTEKEGRKLFQQLIDAVGYCHEKGVYHRDLKPENVLVDAKGNIKVSDFGLSALPQNQRKDGLLHTTCGSPNYIAPEVLLNKGYDGSMADIWSCGVILYVMLTGNLPFDDQNVVVLYQKILKGNAHIPKWLSQGAQDILRKILDPNPITRIDVDGIRAHDWFKQGYTPAVPFTDDEDISMDEGSLNVTEHNGIQDNIAINQINAFQLIGMSSCLDLSGFFEKEDASERKIRFASNHSPAYLFEKIGSIVRKMGFQVHKSNGKLKVIQDCKGSANSRGKESLLISAEVFEINESLYVVELKKSSGDCSLYRKLCETLSEDLGICKSQQLLKQDSIKQEIGRYNSSF
- the LOC117843066 gene encoding pentatricopeptide repeat-containing protein At5g50990, with product MRVRGGGGGAVAAPRPEHLAAHARLVKSACPDAFLVTTAMRGYLRACLPLQALLLLRSLLPRAPRLLGNSFSLSLALQATAAVSGSVPATLRISLRAASLHACALKSGFAAADLFVRTALVEAYAKSGRADLARAAFDESPRRDVFLCNVMLAAYVARGEVVEARKVFDGMRDRDMVSWNTMIHGYAVKGDVSMARVIFDGMDDRDAFSWSSMMSAYTKGRRSKEALELWREMCAARVTPDCITMVSVLSACGDMGALAVGVEMHQFVERNGIEVDVKLGTALIDMYAKCGDIENSLRVFHSMPAKDVLTWSSMIIGLANHGLGHDALGLFSRMVSEGLPPNEITFIGVLIACTHLGLVSDGKKYFSSMSAVHGVAPKVEHYGCMVDLLGRSGHIEEARQLIRDMPFEPDAVIWRALLGACRIYKNVEVAEEAMAKLRVLDPHADGHYVLLSNIYAQANSWEGVAEMRTMLRRENIQRIPGRSSIEWQNTIHEFVSGDRSHPMSKEIYKMLEEMMDRLRQAGYRPMTGLVLQDIDEQSKERALAEHSEKLAIAFGLLTSPAGSTLRVTKNLRACEDCHSAIKLISLVYNRKLIIRDRNRFHHFSEGQCSCKDYW
- the LOC117843069 gene encoding uncharacterized protein isoform X1, with amino-acid sequence MRSSEAMELLGFPPYSRPSPSEVKAAYRRMVMESHPDRVPTHLKSQAELKFKERWSILICPHRHQISEAYSCLKDGRRSGSRMEVHVMRSGVPTGYGRSNKALVKAPFLLIMFAAVSFGAFSASRAYQRQKELCSSQNPFLP
- the LOC117843069 gene encoding uncharacterized protein isoform X2, whose translation is MRSSEAMELLGFPPYSRPSPSEVKAAYRRMVMESHPDRVPTHLKSQAELKFKEISEAYSCLKDGRRSGSRMEVHVMRSGVPTGYGRSNKALVKAPFLLIMFAAVSFGAFSASRAYQRQKELCSSQNPFLP